One region of Mucilaginibacter gotjawali genomic DNA includes:
- a CDS encoding DUF72 domain-containing protein, translating into MEFGRVKPEELADVDFTLPPDPELTITTLKEAKGDQPLQVHVGCAKWGRKEWVGQIYPPKTKEANFLDEYVKHFDCIELNATFYNIYGPETILKWKEKAAPNPGFKFCPKFSQSITHIRRLKNADEITTKYYEGIMAFGENLGPLFLQVGDNFTPKSLPDLKAYLEHIPKDVPVFLELRHKEWFANAENRDAIFNLLHELKIGAVITDASGRRDVVHMTLPTPHAFIRFVGNGLHPTDYTRVDEWVARIKQWQQMGLQSVWFLMHQHEEEFSPRLVDYVVKQINQELGLSLKRPHFLDDDKEGLFA; encoded by the coding sequence ATGGAATTTGGCCGTGTAAAACCCGAAGAACTGGCAGACGTAGATTTTACGCTTCCCCCTGACCCTGAGTTAACTATTACTACCTTAAAAGAAGCTAAGGGCGACCAGCCATTGCAGGTACATGTCGGCTGCGCCAAATGGGGCCGCAAAGAATGGGTGGGCCAGATCTATCCGCCTAAAACCAAAGAGGCTAATTTTTTGGATGAATATGTAAAGCATTTTGATTGTATTGAACTGAATGCCACTTTTTATAATATTTACGGGCCCGAAACTATTTTAAAATGGAAGGAAAAGGCTGCGCCAAACCCGGGTTTTAAGTTTTGCCCCAAGTTTTCGCAAAGTATTACGCATATCCGCAGGTTAAAAAACGCGGATGAGATCACTACCAAATACTACGAAGGCATTATGGCTTTCGGCGAAAACCTGGGTCCGCTGTTTTTACAGGTAGGTGATAACTTTACCCCAAAAAGCCTGCCTGATCTGAAAGCTTACCTTGAACATATTCCAAAAGATGTACCTGTATTTCTGGAGTTGAGGCATAAAGAGTGGTTTGCTAACGCAGAAAACCGGGATGCCATATTCAACCTGCTGCATGAGCTTAAAATCGGCGCGGTAATAACCGATGCTTCGGGCCGCAGGGATGTTGTGCATATGACTTTGCCAACACCACATGCCTTTATCCGTTTTGTGGGCAATGGCCTCCACCCTACCGACTATACCCGAGTTGATGAATGGGTGGCACGCATTAAACAATGGCAGCAAATGGGCCTGCAATCTGTTTGGTTTTTAATGCACCAGCACGAAGAGGAATTTTCGCCCAGGCTGGTGGATTATGTGGTAAAACAAATCAATCAGGAACTAGGGCTGAGCCTTAAACGTCCTCATTTTTTGGATGATGATAAAGAAGGGTTGTTTGCATAG
- a CDS encoding amidase yields the protein MQRRNFIKTGAAAGLSITAIATTSFIAQPAETRYPARPKADDFVLNEITIDLLQQKMHKGEYSSVAITRLYLQRIEEIDKNGPKLNSVIELNPDALAIAEAMDRERAAGKIRGPLHGIPVLIKDNISTGDKMHTTAGALAIADNVMAADAFIIQKLRTAGAVLLGKTNLSEWANFRSEHSTSAWSSRGGQTKCPYILDRNPSGSSAGSGSAASANLCAIAIGTETDGSIVSPSSINGLVGIKPTVGLWSRTGIIPISKTQDTAGPMARTVKDAAILLGALAGEDPQDSYTAASKGKLQADYAKFLDINGLQGKRIGVEKDGLKVSPAMDAIFQEAMELLKSKGATIVEVELYKLLKPNGHDEFKVLLYEFKDGLNKYLSTANSKVKSLADVIAFNKQNEAAAMPFFKQDTLELADTKGGLDTKEYLDAVKNTTETTRNAIDKLLTDNKLDAIIAPTNGFACCIDLVNGDYDNGFSFSTPAAMAGYPHITVPMGYFNELPVGLSFISSAYKEGDIIKQAYAYEQASKKRVPPRFKGPLVG from the coding sequence ATGCAACGAAGAAATTTTATTAAAACAGGCGCCGCGGCCGGCTTATCCATAACAGCTATAGCCACAACATCATTTATTGCCCAACCAGCTGAGACAAGATACCCCGCCCGCCCAAAAGCCGACGATTTTGTTTTAAATGAAATAACCATCGATCTGCTCCAGCAGAAAATGCATAAAGGGGAATATAGCTCGGTGGCGATTACCAGGCTATATTTACAGCGGATTGAGGAGATTGATAAAAACGGGCCGAAACTAAATTCGGTGATTGAGCTCAACCCGGATGCGCTGGCTATTGCTGAAGCAATGGACAGGGAACGTGCAGCCGGAAAAATTCGCGGGCCCCTGCATGGCATCCCGGTATTAATAAAGGATAACATCAGCACTGGCGACAAAATGCATACTACTGCAGGGGCGCTGGCCATAGCAGATAATGTAATGGCAGCCGATGCCTTCATTATTCAAAAGCTTAGAACAGCAGGCGCGGTTTTGCTGGGAAAGACCAATTTGAGCGAATGGGCCAATTTCAGGTCGGAGCACTCCACCAGCGCGTGGAGCAGTCGTGGCGGGCAAACCAAATGCCCCTATATTTTAGACCGGAACCCAAGCGGATCGAGCGCCGGGTCAGGTTCTGCGGCTTCGGCCAACTTGTGTGCCATTGCTATAGGTACAGAAACGGATGGGTCGATTGTATCGCCCTCATCAATAAACGGATTGGTCGGCATCAAACCAACGGTTGGTTTGTGGAGCCGCACAGGCATTATCCCCATTTCAAAAACACAGGATACCGCCGGGCCAATGGCGCGAACCGTGAAAGACGCCGCAATTTTATTAGGCGCGTTGGCCGGCGAAGATCCGCAGGATAGCTATACCGCTGCCAGTAAAGGGAAATTACAAGCCGATTACGCCAAATTTTTAGATATAAACGGGCTGCAGGGCAAAAGGATTGGGGTTGAAAAGGATGGTTTAAAAGTTAGCCCGGCAATGGATGCGATATTTCAGGAGGCGATGGAACTGCTGAAAAGCAAGGGTGCCACCATTGTGGAGGTTGAGTTATACAAACTGCTAAAGCCAAACGGGCACGATGAATTTAAAGTATTACTATATGAATTTAAGGACGGCCTGAATAAGTATTTAAGTACCGCCAATTCAAAAGTAAAATCGCTGGCCGATGTAATTGCATTTAACAAACAGAATGAAGCCGCGGCCATGCCGTTCTTTAAACAGGATACACTTGAACTTGCCGATACCAAAGGCGGGCTGGATACCAAAGAGTATCTGGATGCCGTAAAAAACACTACCGAAACAACGCGAAATGCCATCGATAAGTTATTGACCGACAACAAGCTTGATGCCATAATAGCCCCCACCAATGGTTTTGCCTGCTGTATCGACCTGGTAAACGGCGATTATGATAACGGATTTTCTTTTTCAACGCCTGCGGCAATGGCAGGTTACCCCCATATTACCGTGCCCATGGGTTATTTTAATGAATTACCGGTCGGCCTGTCATTCATCAGCAGCGCTTATAAAGAAGGCGATATTATTAAACAGGCTTATGCTTATGAGCAAGCATCGAAAAAAAGGGTGCCGCCAAGGTTTAAAGGGCCGTTGGTTGGATAA
- a CDS encoding YwbE family protein, with the protein MHGRNREDIYPGVEVDIILKKDQRSGKKTRGIVKDLLTSSPYHSRGIKVRLEDGQVGRVAEIIEE; encoded by the coding sequence ATGCACGGAAGAAACCGCGAAGACATTTACCCCGGCGTTGAAGTTGACATTATCCTTAAAAAAGATCAGCGTTCGGGAAAAAAGACCCGGGGGATAGTAAAAGACCTGCTCACCAGCTCGCCGTATCATTCGCGCGGTATTAAGGTGAGGCTGGAAGACGGCCAGGTTGGCCGCGTTGCCGAAATTATTGAAGAATAA
- a CDS encoding DUF6790 family protein, translating into MKKETANKGFSKGYFAVIMLLMLLLPIISIAIDTYYNPDMALMALTGKWFVFWAIGVRLFTAGLRQAAKPAFTAQHIFHINDAGSQVIVRELGFANVCMGLIGILSILLPGWCPAAAFVGGLYMGIAGVHHIIKKPAGANEVIAMVSDLFIFLVMAIYLYWYFVK; encoded by the coding sequence ATGAAAAAGGAAACCGCCAACAAGGGTTTTAGTAAAGGCTATTTTGCTGTTATCATGTTATTGATGTTACTATTGCCAATAATATCCATTGCTATTGATACATATTACAATCCCGATATGGCTTTGATGGCATTAACCGGTAAGTGGTTTGTTTTTTGGGCCATAGGCGTAAGGTTATTTACCGCAGGGCTAAGGCAGGCTGCGAAACCCGCCTTTACCGCACAGCATATCTTCCATATTAACGATGCAGGCAGCCAGGTAATTGTCAGGGAATTAGGCTTTGCTAATGTTTGCATGGGGCTCATCGGGATACTTTCCATACTTCTCCCTGGATGGTGCCCGGCAGCTGCATTTGTCGGTGGATTGTATATGGGAATTGCCGGAGTTCATCATATCATAAAAAAACCAGCCGGCGCCAATGAGGTGATAGCGATGGTTTCGGATCTGTTTATTTTCCTGGTGATGGCTATTTACCTTTATTGGTATTTTGTTAAATAG
- a CDS encoding CocE/NonD family hydrolase, which produces MKKLYTLVFFLFPVLAFAQNADSVWLVNNYTKTEVSIPMRDGVKLFISAYLPKDNSEKHPILMERTPYSCAPYGKGQFRPFWVNHLIQYCKKGYIMVIADVRGRWNSEGEFADVRPFNPNKKTNKDIDEASDTYDTIDWMIKNLPDNNGNVGVFGISYPGFYSTMASLSGHPALKAVSPEAPVTDWFVGDDFHHNGAFFQMDAFAFYKQFGFGVPHPRPTTVAAPTYDPAIHDNYQFFLSEGALPNLTKLAGDSLKFWNEMMNHPNRDAWWMARNARVGVKDVKPAMLVVGGEFDAEDCFGAWNLYKAIDKQSPATNNRLVMGPWYHEQWRNNDGTHLGNVQWGSNTSEWYANNIEIPFFEFYLRGKGSVDPISKATVFFTGENKWHQLPQWPPADVTPTDIYLGQNGNLSFTASKTSQPTFDTYISDPAKPVPYTQDVHYNRTRTYMTDDQRFAARRTDVLVYQTDTLTGDVTLAGPVIADLMVSISNTDADFVVKLVDVFPDKGSYNDVDIYAETDPVLKYPMGGYQMLVHAEIMRGRYRNSYSNPEAFVPGKPTEVKYSIPDVAHTFKKGHRIMVQVQSSWFPLVDRNPQQFIDIYHAKDSDFLKETINIYHNQSKLILPVVK; this is translated from the coding sequence ATGAAGAAATTATACACCCTTGTGTTTTTCCTGTTCCCTGTTTTGGCTTTTGCCCAAAATGCCGATTCGGTTTGGCTGGTAAATAATTATACCAAAACAGAAGTAAGCATCCCGATGCGCGATGGGGTAAAGCTGTTTATTTCGGCCTACCTGCCAAAGGATAATTCGGAAAAACATCCCATCCTGATGGAGCGTACCCCTTATTCCTGTGCGCCTTATGGTAAAGGCCAGTTTCGCCCGTTTTGGGTGAACCATTTGATCCAGTATTGCAAAAAAGGCTACATCATGGTGATAGCAGATGTAAGGGGCCGATGGAATAGCGAAGGCGAATTTGCCGACGTGCGCCCTTTTAACCCCAACAAAAAAACAAACAAAGATATTGATGAGGCCAGCGATACGTATGATACCATCGACTGGATGATAAAAAACCTGCCAGATAATAATGGCAATGTGGGGGTGTTTGGGATTTCCTATCCGGGCTTTTATTCAACCATGGCCTCGTTGAGCGGCCACCCTGCATTAAAAGCCGTTAGCCCCGAAGCACCCGTTACGGATTGGTTTGTGGGGGATGATTTCCACCACAATGGTGCGTTTTTCCAGATGGATGCCTTCGCGTTTTACAAGCAATTTGGTTTTGGAGTGCCTCACCCTCGCCCGACTACTGTAGCTGCGCCAACTTATGACCCGGCAATACATGATAATTACCAGTTTTTTTTGAGCGAAGGCGCGTTGCCCAACCTTACCAAACTGGCAGGTGACAGTTTGAAATTCTGGAACGAAATGATGAACCATCCCAACCGGGATGCCTGGTGGATGGCCCGTAACGCCAGGGTTGGTGTTAAAGATGTAAAACCGGCCATGTTGGTAGTGGGAGGGGAATTTGATGCCGAAGACTGCTTTGGCGCATGGAATTTGTACAAAGCGATTGATAAACAAAGCCCTGCCACCAATAACCGTTTGGTGATGGGCCCCTGGTACCACGAGCAATGGCGCAATAACGATGGCACCCACCTGGGTAATGTGCAGTGGGGCAGCAACACCAGCGAATGGTATGCCAATAATATCGAGATCCCGTTTTTTGAATTTTACCTGCGCGGAAAGGGTTCTGTTGACCCAATCAGCAAAGCCACCGTATTTTTTACCGGCGAAAACAAATGGCACCAATTGCCGCAATGGCCGCCCGCGGATGTAACGCCAACAGATATTTATCTCGGACAAAATGGAAATTTGTCGTTTACAGCCTCTAAAACCAGCCAGCCGACATTCGATACATATATCAGCGACCCGGCAAAACCGGTGCCTTATACCCAGGATGTGCATTACAACCGCACCCGTACTTACATGACCGACGACCAGCGCTTCGCGGCCCGCCGCACCGATGTGCTGGTTTATCAAACCGATACCTTAACCGGTGATGTCACCCTTGCCGGCCCTGTAATTGCCGACCTGATGGTAAGTATCTCCAATACCGATGCAGATTTTGTGGTTAAACTGGTAGATGTTTTCCCGGATAAAGGCAGCTATAATGATGTAGATATTTATGCCGAAACTGACCCCGTTTTAAAATACCCTATGGGCGGCTACCAGATGCTGGTACATGCCGAAATTATGCGCGGCAGGTATCGTAACAGCTATTCAAACCCCGAGGCTTTTGTGCCCGGAAAACCAACCGAAGTTAAATATTCCATCCCAGATGTGGCCCATACCTTTAAAAAAGGCCACCGCATTATGGTGCAGGTACAAAGCAGCTGGTTTCCTTTGGTCGACCGCAACCCCCAGCAGTTTATTGATATTTACCACGCTAAGGATTCGGACTTTTTAAAGGAAACCATCAATATTTATCATAACCAATCAAAACTGATTTTGCCGGTAGTGAAATAA
- a CDS encoding SdpI family protein, whose translation MKKFTLLDGAALVVWLLPVVYIWILFPSLPQTVPVHYGINGTVDRYGSKNEFLIGPIILTGVSALVYLLLKFLPAIDPKKQIRYGEGTFQKLGLGLVVFMAALNIGIAYATAHHGFPIEKLLFPVIGLLFAFIGNMMNSIKPNYFAGIRTPWTLESEDNWRATHRLAGKIWFVGGLLITMVMLILPATIATILFTSFVVIMALIPVIYSFVYFKKHQVNQNS comes from the coding sequence ATGAAAAAGTTTACCTTATTAGATGGCGCGGCACTGGTGGTATGGTTACTGCCGGTGGTTTATATATGGATCTTATTTCCATCCCTGCCGCAAACAGTGCCGGTGCATTATGGCATCAACGGAACGGTGGACAGGTATGGCAGTAAAAACGAATTTTTAATCGGGCCCATTATATTAACAGGCGTTTCGGCACTGGTTTACCTGCTGTTGAAATTTTTGCCGGCTATAGATCCGAAAAAACAGATCAGATACGGCGAAGGTACCTTTCAGAAATTGGGCCTGGGCCTTGTGGTGTTTATGGCGGCCTTAAACATAGGCATTGCCTACGCAACAGCACATCATGGTTTCCCTATTGAAAAACTGCTGTTCCCGGTGATAGGCCTGTTGTTTGCTTTCATCGGCAATATGATGAACAGTATTAAACCCAACTATTTTGCGGGGATCCGCACGCCATGGACATTGGAAAGTGAGGATAACTGGCGGGCAACACACCGGCTGGCCGGCAAAATATGGTTTGTTGGCGGCTTGCTGATTACCATGGTCATGCTCATTTTGCCCGCGACCATTGCGACTATCCTTTTTACAAGCTTCGTTGTCATTATGGCTTTAATACCCGTTATTTATTCGTTTGTATATTTTAAAAAACACCAGGTAAATCAAAATTCATGA
- the bla gene encoding class A beta-lactamase, subclass A2, translating to MKSFILSAFIAFIFITPAFAQSGKDAALRSRIEELSKPVKGIVGVSILNTETGDTLSYNGKARLVLHSVMKFPIALTVMHLVDSGVYTLSQVMHIPKRDLVKDTHSPMRDKYPKGVDLPLSEIVKYMVAESDNNACDFLLKTIGGTKTVQDYMLHIGIKGIAIRASEADMASMWELQYTNWCKPVEMTTLLDRFYRGKILAKSTTDTLYKIMTETTTGPNRLKGLLPSGTVVAHKTGTSPTNAEGLSPATNDVGIITLPNGKHLVISVFVCNSTNDEATREGVISKIAKAAFDYYGK from the coding sequence ATGAAAAGCTTTATTCTATCTGCATTTATAGCCTTTATTTTTATTACACCTGCTTTTGCACAGTCCGGAAAAGATGCGGCACTCCGCAGCCGTATCGAAGAATTGTCAAAACCTGTTAAAGGCATCGTCGGCGTTTCTATATTAAACACAGAAACAGGCGACACGCTTTCGTATAACGGCAAAGCACGCCTTGTTTTGCATAGTGTGATGAAGTTCCCGATAGCGCTTACAGTGATGCATTTGGTTGACAGCGGAGTGTATACGTTAAGCCAGGTGATGCACATCCCCAAACGCGACCTGGTAAAAGACACCCATAGCCCGATGCGCGACAAATATCCGAAGGGCGTAGACCTACCTTTAAGTGAAATAGTAAAATACATGGTTGCCGAAAGTGATAATAACGCCTGCGACTTCCTGTTAAAAACGATAGGAGGGACAAAAACCGTTCAGGATTATATGTTGCATATTGGTATCAAAGGCATCGCCATCCGGGCGTCTGAAGCTGATATGGCATCCATGTGGGAGCTTCAATATACCAATTGGTGCAAGCCCGTTGAAATGACCACGCTGCTCGATCGATTTTACCGCGGCAAAATTTTGGCCAAATCCACAACAGATACCTTATACAAAATAATGACCGAAACTACCACCGGCCCTAACAGGTTAAAAGGTCTATTACCTTCCGGTACAGTTGTGGCCCATAAAACAGGCACATCGCCAACCAATGCCGAGGGCTTGTCTCCGGCAACAAATGATGTGGGCATTATTACTTTGCCTAATGGCAAGCACCTCGTTATTTCGGTTTTTGTTTGCAACTCCACCAATGATGAAGCCACCCGCGAAGGTGTGATCTCAAAAATTGCGAAAGCGGCGTTTGATTATTATGGTAAGTAA
- a CDS encoding alpha/beta hydrolase family protein, with amino-acid sequence MKKLLLAALVICFAGQLKAQDVTGSWVGAISVSGVKLHLVFNIKKTSDTSYSSTFDSPDQKAFGIACSSTFVKKDSLFIGIAIIKGGYKGVLAGKDSISGTFSQGIAKLPLSLKKITGAEKANLSAEKIRPQTPRPPYGYHSEEVEYDNADKSQHYGATFTRPDGEGKFPAVIIISGSGTQDRNGTMMGHQPYWVLADYLTKNGIAVLRVDDRGAGKSSLGKDINQKTSLDFSYDVEASLNYLETRPEIDKKQLGLIGHSEGGMIAPMVAARRKDVAFIVLWGGPGVSGAQILTEQSARALKEQGIDSTSVAAYKKLHFSILSLFATSATQADLDQQIPPVFEAWKKDQTQKTLDALNVPKASMADVLKTYDGTYNSGWLRFFISYDPVIALSKVKCPVLAVTGGKDTQVDAAENLGRIKEILTKSGNKDFEVKTIAGLNHLFQTANTGDVAEYEQITETMSPVAMNIICSWIKLHVK; translated from the coding sequence ATGAAAAAATTATTGTTAGCGGCCTTAGTGATTTGTTTTGCCGGTCAGCTTAAAGCACAGGATGTTACAGGTAGCTGGGTAGGCGCCATCTCTGTAAGCGGTGTAAAGCTGCATCTGGTTTTTAATATTAAAAAAACATCGGATACCAGCTACTCCTCTACGTTTGACAGTCCCGACCAAAAGGCATTTGGTATTGCCTGTAGCAGTACTTTTGTTAAAAAAGATAGCTTATTTATCGGGATCGCAATCATCAAAGGGGGGTATAAAGGTGTTTTGGCCGGAAAAGATAGCATCAGCGGAACTTTTAGCCAGGGCATCGCAAAATTGCCCCTCAGCCTAAAAAAAATAACTGGCGCGGAAAAAGCGAACTTATCAGCTGAGAAAATAAGGCCGCAAACCCCCAGGCCTCCTTATGGTTATCATAGCGAAGAGGTAGAATATGATAATGCTGATAAGAGCCAGCATTACGGCGCTACATTTACCCGGCCGGATGGTGAAGGTAAATTTCCGGCGGTAATTATCATCAGCGGGAGCGGCACACAGGACAGGAACGGTACCATGATGGGGCACCAGCCTTACTGGGTGCTGGCCGATTACCTGACTAAAAACGGCATAGCAGTTTTACGGGTGGATGACAGGGGCGCAGGCAAAAGCTCACTGGGAAAAGATATCAACCAAAAAACAAGCCTTGATTTTTCCTACGATGTGGAGGCCAGCCTTAATTACCTGGAAACAAGGCCCGAAATAGACAAAAAACAACTTGGCCTCATCGGCCATAGCGAAGGAGGAATGATTGCCCCAATGGTGGCCGCACGGCGTAAAGATGTGGCTTTTATAGTATTATGGGGAGGGCCGGGTGTTAGCGGCGCACAGATTTTGACTGAACAATCGGCCCGGGCGCTAAAGGAACAGGGGATAGACAGCACGTCGGTTGCGGCTTATAAAAAACTACACTTTAGCATATTGAGTTTGTTTGCAACTTCGGCTACACAGGCTGATCTTGACCAGCAAATTCCACCGGTTTTCGAAGCCTGGAAAAAGGATCAAACGCAAAAAACTTTAGATGCGTTAAACGTTCCCAAAGCCTCAATGGCGGATGTTTTAAAAACCTATGATGGTACCTATAATTCGGGCTGGCTGCGTTTTTTTATCAGTTACGACCCTGTCATTGCGTTAAGCAAAGTAAAATGCCCCGTTTTGGCAGTAACCGGCGGAAAGGATACGCAGGTTGACGCGGCTGAAAATTTAGGCAGGATAAAAGAGATATTAACCAAAAGCGGCAACAAAGATTTTGAGGTAAAAACTATTGCCGGGCTAAACCATTTATTTCAAACCGCTAATACCGGGGATGTTGCAGAATATGAACAAATAACCGAAACCATGTCGCCGGTAGCGATGAATATTATTTGCAGCTGGATTAAACTTCATGTCAAATAA
- a CDS encoding DUF1345 domain-containing protein, with the protein MTKTIKADKRLFFRLDAHYRVLIALFVGAIVFVYNFNRTSPPALALVTWIGCALTIILLDWIIILSSHPLEVRKIAKLQDSSRTLLFVFISAASIASLVAIIFLLKSTKGLPEAVKARHILLAIGAVLISWWLLHTIFTLRYAHLYYDENTDVDGEFKGIGGLQFPGKDQPDYLEFVYFSFIVGMTFQVSDVEISSRRIRRVCLMHSLMSFAFNTAILALSINVISGMVS; encoded by the coding sequence ATGACCAAAACTATAAAAGCAGACAAAAGACTTTTTTTTCGGCTGGATGCCCATTACCGTGTATTGATCGCGCTATTTGTAGGTGCAATAGTTTTCGTATATAATTTTAACCGGACGTCGCCCCCCGCACTGGCCCTGGTAACCTGGATCGGCTGTGCGCTAACCATTATCCTGCTTGATTGGATCATCATCCTTTCGTCGCACCCGCTCGAGGTGAGAAAAATTGCCAAATTGCAGGATTCAAGCCGCACGCTGCTCTTTGTGTTTATTTCAGCTGCGTCAATTGCAAGCCTCGTGGCAATTATATTTCTCCTGAAATCAACCAAAGGGCTGCCGGAAGCGGTTAAAGCCAGACATATCCTGCTGGCGATTGGCGCCGTATTAATTTCGTGGTGGCTGCTGCATACTATATTTACATTGCGTTATGCACACTTGTACTATGATGAAAATACCGATGTGGATGGTGAGTTCAAAGGGATTGGCGGACTTCAGTTCCCCGGCAAAGATCAGCCGGATTACCTGGAGTTTGTTTACTTCTCGTTTATTGTGGGTATGACATTCCAGGTGTCCGATGTCGAAATATCCTCGCGCCGGATTCGCCGCGTTTGCCTGATGCACTCGCTGATGTCGTTTGCATTTAATACGGCTATATTGGCCTTAAGTATCAATGTAATTTCGGGAATGGTATCTTAG
- a CDS encoding endonuclease domain-containing protein, whose amino-acid sequence MRRKIIPYNSNLKLLARKLRNDSTLGEVLLWNELKNKQFYGYDFHRQKPLLNYIVDLYCYELELVIEIDGLYHNWEEQDSRDVLRDNELSSYGLTVLRFTEKEVRKNMPDVLRTIELHVFNRDPDAFLPTEHE is encoded by the coding sequence ATGCGCCGCAAAATCATCCCTTACAACTCAAACCTTAAACTGTTAGCTCGAAAACTAAGGAATGATAGTACATTAGGCGAGGTACTGCTTTGGAACGAGCTAAAAAATAAACAATTTTATGGGTACGATTTTCACCGGCAAAAGCCGTTATTGAACTACATTGTTGATCTGTATTGTTATGAGCTCGAATTAGTCATAGAAATTGATGGGCTTTACCACAACTGGGAAGAACAGGATAGTCGGGACGTTTTGCGGGATAACGAACTGAGCAGCTACGGCTTGACGGTTCTTCGTTTTACAGAAAAGGAGGTAAGAAAAAATATGCCGGATGTTTTGCGAACTATAGAACTGCATGTTTTTAATCGTGATCCTGACGCATTTCTTCCAACCGAACACGAATAA
- a CDS encoding autorepressor SdpR family transcription factor, which yields MNLLFKALNDPTRREILELLKEKDLTAGEIADQFNISKPSISHHLDLLRQAGLVVSVKEGQFIFYSLNTTVMDEMLKWIISLQSQKK from the coding sequence TTGAATTTACTGTTTAAAGCATTAAATGACCCTACCCGGAGAGAAATTTTGGAATTATTAAAGGAAAAGGACCTTACGGCGGGGGAGATAGCGGACCAGTTTAATATCTCGAAACCCAGTATTTCGCACCATCTCGACTTGCTCAGGCAGGCGGGATTAGTGGTTTCAGTAAAAGAGGGACAGTTTATTTTTTATTCTTTAAATACCACAGTTATGGACGAAATGCTGAAATGGATCATCAGTTTACAATCACAAAAAAAATAA